The Bacteroidales bacterium genomic sequence AAATAATTATCAGCATAATTATAGATGTCTACATCAGAAAAATCCACAAGGAAGTCAATATCACTTGATTGGTTGTATCGATCAGTCAAGACAGACCCAAAGACAAAGAGCTTAGAAACTCTGTGTTTGCTACACAACGCCTTGATTCTTTCTATG encodes the following:
- a CDS encoding nucleotidyltransferase domain-containing protein, which codes for MSIIDRNIERIKALCSKHRVSKLFVFGSVLTDRYNQSSDIDFLVDFSDVDIYNYADNYFDLKKSLEDLLNRQIDLLEEKAIKNPYLRQSINSSKKQIYG